From Shewanella psychrophila, a single genomic window includes:
- the nrdD gene encoding anaerobic ribonucleoside-triphosphate reductase, translating to MPVVIKRDGYRTPFDETRIRDAVVAAANSAGIEDKSYAVSVAASVAKCVAEHAEIDIHELQDLVENHLMEGPYKSLARVYIEYRHDRDLHRETSSRLNQEIRGLVEQTNAALLNENANKDAKVIPTQRDLLAGIVAKHYATRHILPKDVVAAHESGEIHYHDLDYAPFFPMFNCMLIDLSGMLTNGFKMGNAEIETPKSISTATAVTAQIIAQVASHIYGGTTINRIDEVLSPFVAKSYDKQYQLALDWGITDAKAFATAQTEKECHDAFQSLEYEVNTLHTANGQTPFVTFGFGLGTSWESRLIQSSMMKVRIAGLGKNRKTAVFPKLVFAIRDGINHKAGDCNYDIKQLALKCATTRMYPDILNYEQVEKITGSFKTPMGCRSFLGTYEEDGELIHEGRNNLGVVSLNLPRVALEAKGDETEFYRILDLRLAIARKALDTRIERLEGVKARVAPILYMEGACGVRLRADDDISSIFKNGRASISLGYIGLHETINALFGTDKHVYDCETLRQKAIDVIEYMKAATNKWKEETSYAFSLYSTPSENLCSRFCKLDTQVFGVIEGVTKKGYYTNSFHLDVEKQVNPYDKLDFEQPYPALTNGGFICYGEYPNMQNNLEALEDVWDYSYSRVPYYGTNTPIDECYDCGFTGEFECTSKGFTCSKCGNHEPSRVSVTRRVCGYLGSPDARPFNFGKQEEVKRRVKHL from the coding sequence ATGCCAGTGGTTATTAAGCGGGATGGTTACCGCACGCCTTTTGACGAAACAAGGATTAGAGATGCTGTAGTGGCTGCAGCTAACTCGGCAGGTATTGAAGACAAGAGTTATGCGGTGAGTGTTGCCGCCTCCGTTGCTAAATGTGTGGCTGAGCATGCAGAGATAGATATTCACGAGTTACAAGACTTAGTCGAAAATCATTTGATGGAAGGGCCTTATAAGTCTCTCGCTCGCGTCTATATCGAGTACCGTCATGATAGAGACTTACATCGTGAAACAAGCAGTCGATTGAACCAGGAAATCCGCGGCTTAGTCGAGCAGACCAATGCGGCACTGTTGAATGAAAATGCCAATAAAGACGCTAAAGTTATTCCTACTCAGCGCGATTTGTTAGCGGGTATTGTGGCTAAACATTATGCTACCCGCCATATTTTACCAAAAGATGTGGTTGCCGCTCATGAGTCCGGTGAGATCCATTATCATGATCTCGATTATGCACCTTTCTTCCCCATGTTTAACTGCATGCTGATCGATCTCAGTGGCATGTTGACTAATGGCTTCAAGATGGGGAATGCAGAGATTGAGACGCCTAAGTCTATCTCTACAGCAACGGCAGTGACAGCGCAGATCATCGCTCAGGTAGCCAGTCATATCTATGGTGGTACCACCATTAATCGAATTGATGAAGTCTTGTCTCCCTTTGTGGCTAAAAGCTACGATAAACAGTATCAGCTGGCGTTAGACTGGGGGATCACTGATGCGAAAGCCTTCGCTACCGCGCAAACTGAAAAAGAATGTCATGATGCGTTTCAGTCATTGGAGTATGAGGTCAATACCTTACATACGGCCAATGGACAGACTCCCTTTGTCACTTTTGGGTTCGGTTTAGGCACTTCCTGGGAGTCTCGCCTTATTCAGTCATCTATGATGAAGGTACGGATTGCGGGCTTGGGTAAGAATCGCAAGACGGCGGTATTCCCAAAATTAGTGTTTGCTATTCGTGACGGCATTAATCACAAGGCGGGTGATTGTAACTATGATATCAAGCAACTTGCGCTTAAATGCGCCACGACCCGCATGTATCCGGATATTCTCAATTATGAGCAAGTAGAGAAAATCACCGGTTCCTTCAAGACCCCTATGGGTTGCCGCAGTTTTCTGGGTACCTATGAAGAAGATGGTGAGCTGATCCACGAAGGCCGAAATAACTTAGGCGTGGTGAGTTTGAATTTGCCAAGGGTTGCGCTGGAAGCCAAGGGCGATGAAACAGAGTTTTATCGTATCTTAGATCTACGTCTGGCTATCGCCCGTAAGGCTCTGGATACCAGAATTGAGCGTTTAGAAGGTGTTAAAGCCCGTGTGGCGCCAATCCTATATATGGAAGGGGCTTGTGGAGTAAGGCTTCGTGCCGATGATGATATCTCAAGTATCTTCAAAAATGGTCGCGCCTCTATTTCCTTGGGTTATATCGGATTACACGAGACGATCAATGCCCTCTTTGGTACAGATAAGCATGTCTATGATTGCGAAACCTTGCGTCAAAAAGCCATTGACGTCATCGAGTATATGAAAGCGGCGACCAACAAGTGGAAAGAGGAGACTAGCTATGCCTTCAGTCTTTACAGCACACCGAGTGAAAACCTCTGCAGCCGCTTTTGTAAGCTAGACACTCAGGTATTTGGTGTGATTGAAGGTGTGACAAAGAAAGGTTACTACACCAATAGCTTCCATCTCGATGTTGAAAAGCAAGTTAATCCATACGATAAACTGGATTTTGAGCAGCCTTATCCTGCGTTAACCAATGGTGGTTTCATCTGTTACGGTGAATATCCCAATATGCAGAACAATCTCGAAGCATTGGAAGATGTATGGGATTACAGTTATAGCCGAGTGCCATATTACGGCACCAATACGCCGATCGATGAGTGCTATGACTGTGGCTTTACTGGTGAGTTTGAATGTACCAGCAAGGGCTTTACCTGTTCTAAGTGTGGCAACCATGAACCGAGCCGAGTCTCTGTGACCCGTCGAGTCTGCGGTTACTTAGGTAGCCCTGATGCGAGGCCTTTTAACTTCGGTAAGCAAGAAGAAGTGAAGCGCAGGGTTAAGCATCTGTAA
- a CDS encoding MarR family winged helix-turn-helix transcriptional regulator: protein MSTDDRQASSCLSDNVCFALYTAGNALVRAYRPLLDECGLTYPQYLVMQALWLNDGVSLTQLSQATRLDLGTLTPIVKRLENKDLLIRAIDAEDERKKAIRTTPEGLALKQEALALKQVLLDKVTLSEPEIESLRKMCMTLTQDLNRKE, encoded by the coding sequence ATGAGTACAGACGATCGACAAGCAAGCAGTTGTTTGTCAGACAATGTTTGTTTTGCACTCTATACAGCAGGTAATGCCCTAGTGCGTGCCTATCGTCCCTTGCTGGATGAGTGTGGCTTAACCTATCCACAATACTTGGTGATGCAGGCGCTCTGGTTAAATGATGGCGTAAGTCTGACTCAGCTGTCTCAGGCAACACGTCTGGATTTAGGCACCTTAACTCCTATAGTCAAGCGGTTAGAAAATAAAGACTTATTGATCCGTGCTATTGACGCAGAAGATGAGCGTAAGAAGGCCATTAGAACCACTCCTGAGGGGCTCGCACTGAAACAAGAGGCATTAGCACTCAAGCAAGTTTTACTGGATAAAGTCACTCTGTCTGAGCCTGAAATTGAATCTTTGAGAAAAATGTGCATGACATTGACTCAAGACTTAAACAGGAAAGAGTGA
- a CDS encoding NADP-dependent oxidoreductase, with protein sequence MNATQILLDSRPEGMPTADNFKQTSVELPAITDGEFLVKNLWMSVDPYMRGRMIDRESYIAPFQIGQVLEGGSIGEVVESNNPEFPIGSRVSAMHGWRSHYVTDGSDHTRLPQIPLSESHFLGVLGMPGMTAWTGLTRIAALKEGDTLFVSGAAGAVGSVVCQLGKLMGAKVVASVGSDEKAAHLRDLGVDAVINYKTTKDLSAALKLAAPQGIDVYFENVGGEHLTAALNNMNDHGRIAVCGMISQYNDTTPTPGPNNLAMLIIKKLKIEGFIVFEHWDHYPEFAQQMGQWLATGAVKAEQTVYEGLEQAPAAFIGLFEGKNRGKMVVKLN encoded by the coding sequence ATGAACGCCACACAAATACTATTAGATTCTCGTCCTGAGGGTATGCCAACTGCTGATAACTTTAAGCAGACATCAGTGGAATTGCCAGCTATCACAGACGGTGAGTTCCTGGTTAAAAACCTATGGATGTCTGTAGATCCCTATATGCGCGGTCGCATGATAGACAGAGAGAGCTATATTGCACCATTCCAGATAGGTCAAGTACTGGAAGGAGGCTCTATAGGCGAAGTGGTTGAGTCCAATAACCCCGAGTTTCCTATAGGCAGTAGAGTCAGTGCCATGCACGGCTGGCGTAGCCACTATGTCACCGACGGTAGCGATCACACTAGACTCCCGCAGATCCCTTTAAGTGAGTCTCATTTCCTCGGAGTCTTGGGGATGCCAGGCATGACAGCATGGACTGGATTGACCCGAATTGCCGCCTTAAAAGAGGGAGACACCCTATTTGTTTCTGGCGCTGCGGGAGCTGTCGGTAGCGTCGTGTGTCAGCTCGGTAAATTAATGGGGGCTAAAGTTGTCGCTTCCGTTGGTAGCGACGAGAAGGCCGCTCACCTACGAGACTTAGGTGTCGATGCCGTGATTAACTACAAGACGACAAAAGATCTCAGTGCGGCACTAAAACTGGCTGCTCCTCAAGGCATAGATGTCTATTTTGAAAATGTTGGTGGCGAGCATCTTACTGCCGCTCTGAACAACATGAATGACCACGGCAGAATCGCCGTATGTGGCATGATCTCTCAATACAATGATACAACACCGACACCAGGGCCGAATAACCTTGCCATGCTCATTATCAAGAAACTTAAAATTGAAGGGTTTATCGTATTCGAACACTGGGATCATTATCCAGAATTTGCTCAACAAATGGGGCAATGGTTAGCGACGGGAGCGGTCAAGGCCGAACAAACCGTCTATGAAGGACTCGAACAGGCACCAGCTGCCTTTATCGGCTTATTCGAAGGAAAAAACCGCGGGAAGATGGTAGTAAAACTGAATTAA
- the rssA gene encoding patatin-like phospholipase RssA: MATVGIALGSGAAKGWAHIGVLKGLAEMGIYPDKVSGCSIGALVGAAYANEQLDELEHWVRSFSSWDVLGLMDLSWRKGGLIGGDRVFDVIQSRIGDLQIEDLKKPMIAVATDLYSGQEIWFRDGDLRHAIRASCSMPGILPPVKVGARWLVDGAVVNPVPVSVSRAMGVDVVIAVDLNGQRRGRMQVLPVDMTCNKPSLEESVKAQEHQDTGFMDLLARGREYVSHLSDKFTKGSRSDPGMLAVMSQSMDILEQRHKRARLMGDPPDICLIPDLGDIGTMEFHRAGEAIAAGELAVKHARHQIEAVLSKY, translated from the coding sequence ATGGCGACAGTTGGAATCGCACTGGGCAGCGGTGCAGCCAAGGGCTGGGCTCATATTGGCGTACTCAAGGGATTAGCCGAGATGGGGATCTATCCAGATAAAGTGTCAGGCTGCTCAATTGGCGCACTTGTCGGTGCAGCTTATGCCAATGAGCAGCTCGATGAACTTGAACACTGGGTGAGAAGTTTCTCCAGCTGGGATGTTTTGGGTCTGATGGATCTAAGTTGGCGTAAGGGAGGGCTTATCGGAGGCGATAGAGTTTTCGATGTGATTCAGAGCCGTATTGGCGATTTACAGATAGAAGATCTAAAAAAGCCCATGATCGCCGTTGCTACCGATCTCTATTCGGGTCAGGAGATCTGGTTTAGGGATGGAGATCTTCGCCATGCCATTCGCGCTTCCTGCTCAATGCCAGGCATATTACCGCCGGTTAAAGTCGGTGCACGTTGGTTGGTGGATGGCGCAGTGGTCAACCCTGTCCCTGTATCTGTCAGTAGAGCCATGGGCGTCGATGTAGTCATTGCGGTAGATCTTAACGGTCAGCGCCGTGGTCGAATGCAGGTCTTGCCAGTGGATATGACCTGTAATAAACCATCACTAGAGGAAAGTGTTAAAGCACAAGAGCATCAAGATACCGGCTTTATGGATTTGCTTGCTCGTGGTCGGGAATATGTCAGTCACCTGAGCGACAAATTCACCAAAGGTAGCCGCTCAGATCCCGGTATGTTGGCGGTGATGTCACAATCTATGGATATTCTAGAGCAACGTCATAAGCGCGCCAGACTCATGGGCGATCCACCCGATATTTGCCTGATCCCAGATCTTGGCGATATTGGAACCATGGAATTTCATCGTGCCGGTGAGGCGATAGCTGCGGGAGAACTGGCGGTGAAACACGCCAGGCATCAGATTGAGGCAGTGCTAAGCAAGTACTAA
- a CDS encoding outer membrane beta-barrel protein: MYSLKRTSSLVQISALSLLASSSFFAVADNIAQVNEVKANDALTVQDDSFFYLGAKGGWVNYQNACEAQAVDCDANDTAWGGFAGYQFHRNWGVEAGYDDFGQASAIYPETGLLNEYIGTMKGWEFSLKGNLPLTENLDLFGKAGTLRWDGDNTGPFSYSSDNGWSPMVGIGLEYKLTPSWAARVEYQYFDSVGSDQLGGSNIHFTSLGLSYRFGQTKSAAKAVTLPAPVEQVIAPAITPSSIVITAMTQAVHFDFDSEVPLQTHILVEVAEHLNQYPSSSVVLQGYTDAVGASGYNLKLSKRRAESVASYLKELGVSEGQISVEALGETHPEVDNITEAHRANNRRVYITIPELTLSLDSAEPAQ; encoded by the coding sequence ATGTATTCGTTGAAGCGCACTTCCTCTCTTGTTCAAATATCGGCCTTGTCACTGCTGGCAAGCAGTTCATTTTTTGCTGTTGCAGACAACATAGCTCAAGTTAATGAGGTTAAGGCAAATGATGCCTTAACTGTACAAGATGATAGTTTCTTCTATCTAGGTGCCAAAGGCGGTTGGGTTAACTATCAAAATGCCTGTGAAGCTCAGGCCGTCGATTGTGATGCCAACGATACCGCTTGGGGCGGGTTCGCGGGTTATCAATTTCACCGAAATTGGGGAGTTGAGGCCGGTTACGATGATTTTGGCCAAGCGTCGGCAATTTACCCTGAAACTGGGTTACTTAACGAGTATATAGGCACCATGAAAGGCTGGGAGTTCTCTTTGAAGGGCAACCTGCCACTCACCGAAAACCTAGATCTATTTGGTAAAGCCGGAACATTAAGATGGGACGGTGACAACACTGGCCCATTTTCCTATAGCAGCGACAATGGCTGGTCCCCTATGGTTGGCATAGGTTTAGAATATAAGCTCACTCCGTCTTGGGCTGCGCGTGTTGAGTATCAATATTTCGATTCGGTCGGCAGCGATCAGCTTGGGGGGAGTAATATCCACTTCACCAGTTTAGGACTCAGCTATCGCTTCGGCCAAACTAAGTCGGCGGCTAAAGCTGTAACTCTGCCAGCACCAGTGGAGCAGGTTATTGCGCCTGCCATCACGCCAAGCTCCATTGTTATCACCGCTATGACACAGGCAGTACATTTCGATTTCGATAGTGAAGTCCCTTTGCAGACGCATATCTTGGTTGAAGTTGCCGAGCATCTGAATCAATATCCAAGCTCATCGGTCGTGCTTCAGGGTTACACTGATGCCGTTGGTGCTTCAGGCTATAACCTTAAGCTTTCTAAGCGACGTGCCGAGTCTGTTGCCAGTTACCTTAAAGAGTTAGGGGTGAGCGAAGGACAAATAAGCGTCGAGGCATTAGGTGAGACTCATCCTGAGGTCGATAACATCACCGAAGCGCACAGAGCCAATAATCGCCGGGTGTATATCACTATCCCAGAGTTAACATTAAGCTTGGACAGTGCTGAGCCTGCTCAGTGA
- a CDS encoding DEAD/DEAH box helicase: MQFTDFSLDKRLLDTLDHMGIETPTEIQQQAIPVGLSGKDLMASSKTGSGKTLAFLLPAMQRIISTRALSKRDPRVLILLPTRELANQVYSQLRLLVANTQYKAMKILGGENFNDQAKLLARDPHFVVATPGRLADHLAQHHLHLNGLELLILDEADRMLDLGFAEQLKAINKAADHKRRQTLMFSATLDHGQINEIAAELLKSPEHVDIGAGNIENLDITQRIYLADHLDHKEALLDSILNNETHKQIIIFTATREDTDRLAAKLAASGHSTASLSGNLKQNERNQIMDQFSRGLQKILVTTDVASRGLDLLNVSLVINFDMPKFAEEYVHRIGRTGRAGAKGDAISFVGPKDWLSFKQVQVFLRKTFEFTIIDGLVAKFSGLKDKPNTNKRTKTTAKKSTAKKTKNTAKAKPKKQDKRFITGVDIGDAPMLRKPKSKLQETPE; the protein is encoded by the coding sequence TTGCAATTTACCGATTTTTCACTGGATAAACGTCTGTTAGACACGCTCGATCATATGGGCATTGAAACGCCTACAGAGATCCAGCAGCAGGCTATACCAGTAGGTCTATCAGGAAAAGACCTGATGGCGTCATCAAAAACAGGCTCAGGTAAAACCTTAGCGTTTTTGTTACCGGCGATGCAGAGGATTATTTCGACAAGGGCATTGAGCAAGAGAGACCCTAGAGTGTTGATTTTATTGCCAACACGAGAGCTTGCTAACCAAGTATACAGTCAGCTACGCCTGCTAGTCGCCAACACCCAATACAAGGCAATGAAAATATTGGGCGGCGAGAACTTTAACGATCAGGCAAAGCTACTGGCCCGCGACCCACACTTTGTAGTGGCGACTCCTGGTCGCTTGGCGGATCATCTAGCTCAGCACCATTTACATCTAAACGGTCTCGAGCTGCTCATCTTAGATGAAGCCGACCGTATGTTGGATCTCGGTTTTGCCGAACAGCTAAAAGCCATTAACAAAGCCGCCGATCATAAACGTCGTCAAACCTTGATGTTTTCGGCAACATTAGATCATGGTCAGATTAATGAAATTGCCGCCGAATTGTTAAAGTCTCCAGAGCATGTAGATATAGGTGCAGGCAATATCGAAAATTTAGATATTACCCAGCGCATCTATCTTGCGGATCACTTAGATCACAAAGAAGCCCTGCTAGACAGTATCTTAAACAATGAGACTCATAAGCAAATCATTATCTTTACCGCGACTCGTGAAGATACAGACAGATTAGCGGCTAAATTAGCCGCATCAGGGCACAGTACCGCATCATTGAGCGGTAACTTGAAACAAAATGAGCGTAACCAGATCATGGATCAATTTAGCCGCGGTCTGCAGAAAATTTTGGTCACCACAGATGTTGCATCACGAGGGCTAGATCTTCTCAATGTCTCCCTGGTGATTAACTTCGACATGCCAAAATTTGCCGAAGAGTATGTCCATAGAATTGGTCGTACGGGTCGTGCCGGGGCTAAGGGTGATGCCATCTCTTTCGTCGGACCTAAAGACTGGCTCAGCTTCAAGCAAGTACAGGTATTCCTACGCAAGACATTCGAATTCACTATTATCGATGGTTTAGTCGCTAAATTCTCTGGCTTGAAAGATAAGCCAAACACCAACAAGAGAACTAAGACTACAGCCAAGAAATCGACGGCAAAGAAAACCAAGAATACAGCAAAGGCTAAACCTAAGAAGCAAGACAAGCGCTTCATTACTGGTGTCGATATCGGTGACGCTCCTATGCTAAGAAAACCAAAATCAAAGCTTCAGGAAACACCTGAGTAA
- a CDS encoding DUF3010 family protein, translated as MRVCGVELKGGEAVISLLSYEGETFNIPDCRQQSFIISHSETTESIRDFQFAFKKLMEDYHVDKVVIISREQKGKLAGSATTFKAEAAIQLLDLPVILISPVTVKERLKRNPPQVDFEGLGLKRFQKPAFDAAYAYHNQHIFNVWGNEESES; from the coding sequence ATGAGAGTTTGTGGCGTAGAATTAAAAGGCGGAGAAGCGGTAATTAGCTTATTGAGCTATGAAGGTGAGACATTTAATATACCTGATTGTCGTCAGCAATCATTCATCATTTCACATTCAGAAACTACCGAATCGATTCGTGATTTTCAATTCGCTTTTAAGAAGCTAATGGAAGATTACCATGTCGATAAAGTCGTTATCATTTCACGAGAGCAGAAAGGTAAACTTGCTGGCAGTGCTACCACCTTCAAGGCCGAAGCCGCCATTCAGTTGCTCGACTTACCGGTTATTTTGATATCACCAGTGACAGTCAAAGAACGTCTGAAGCGAAATCCACCTCAGGTAGATTTCGAAGGTCTGGGGCTAAAGCGTTTCCAAAAGCCTGCATTTGATGCGGCATACGCTTATCACAACCAGCATATCTTTAATGTTTGGGGCAATGAAGAGTCAGAAAGCTAA
- a CDS encoding M48 family metallopeptidase: protein MENQLKYLNGYRQEIKDQVSSLLESGKLQSVLLSRHPQIHDIRTDKALYDYTIEIKNRYLRKSQPLSKIQYDDKISLSHQALGLHSFVSRAQGRKTKAKNEIRISSRLKRVPESLLRMVVVHELAHLKEKDHNKAFYQLCCHMEGDYHQLEFDLRLLLTLVEHNQNPYT, encoded by the coding sequence ATGGAAAATCAGCTTAAATACCTAAACGGTTATCGCCAAGAAATAAAAGATCAAGTTTCTAGCTTGCTTGAAAGTGGAAAGCTTCAGTCTGTACTGCTGAGCCGTCATCCCCAAATCCATGATATTCGCACCGACAAGGCTCTATACGATTACACCATCGAGATTAAAAACCGTTACCTACGGAAATCTCAGCCCCTATCGAAGATTCAATATGATGATAAAATATCCCTCAGCCATCAGGCTCTGGGATTACACTCCTTCGTATCTCGGGCACAAGGACGCAAGACTAAGGCGAAGAATGAAATTCGCATTTCATCACGGTTGAAGCGTGTCCCTGAATCGCTACTACGTATGGTGGTGGTTCACGAGCTAGCCCACCTGAAAGAGAAAGATCACAACAAGGCCTTCTATCAGCTCTGCTGCCATATGGAGGGAGATTACCATCAGTTGGAGTTTGATCTCAGGCTACTGTTGACCTTAGTCGAACATAATCAAAACCCTTACACTTAA
- a CDS encoding substrate-binding periplasmic protein — protein sequence MNLTLNHLFKISSGLLLLVCLSIQSEPLVIASSEGPPHTIDDIHHGIDLDIVEAVLRRLGYEVDYQFMGLKRAKREVEMGRVDVSAPIFMQSDVAGSYISSPIVQYQPMVFSLKSANLAPASILDMQGHSVVTFQGAPGYFGADFEVLAEGEYYTELTDMEAISELLAKGRYDFAVLDKYIFYYFYRLNEKSRDVSIFTEHKLIAPVAASAAFHNESLRDAFNRELPKFMESEEYKQIFERYLGSALLSSEPTKFHNPDEIPL from the coding sequence ATGAACTTGACGTTAAATCACCTGTTTAAAATATCATCTGGCTTACTGCTGTTGGTTTGCTTGTCGATACAATCTGAGCCACTCGTCATCGCTTCGAGCGAGGGGCCTCCTCATACGATCGATGATATTCATCACGGTATCGATCTTGATATTGTCGAGGCGGTACTCAGACGGCTTGGATATGAAGTCGACTATCAGTTTATGGGCTTGAAACGGGCTAAGCGTGAAGTTGAGATGGGGCGTGTGGATGTTAGTGCACCTATCTTTATGCAGTCTGATGTCGCTGGCAGTTATATTTCATCACCCATAGTGCAATATCAACCTATGGTGTTCTCCCTTAAGAGCGCAAACCTTGCGCCTGCATCAATTTTAGATATGCAAGGGCATAGCGTGGTGACCTTTCAGGGAGCACCTGGCTATTTTGGTGCCGATTTCGAGGTACTTGCCGAGGGAGAATATTACACTGAGCTTACGGATATGGAGGCTATTTCAGAGTTATTGGCCAAAGGGCGCTATGATTTTGCCGTGCTCGACAAATACATTTTTTATTATTTCTATCGGCTCAATGAAAAGTCCAGAGACGTGTCTATTTTCACTGAGCATAAATTGATTGCACCAGTCGCTGCCAGTGCCGCTTTTCATAATGAATCTCTTAGAGATGCGTTTAATCGAGAGTTGCCTAAGTTTATGGAGAGTGAGGAATATAAACAGATCTTCGAGCGCTACTTAGGCTCTGCGCTCTTGTCATCTGAGCCAACTAAATTTCATAATCCTGACGAAATTCCATTATAA
- a CDS encoding helix-turn-helix domain-containing protein, whose amino-acid sequence MKTNKPYLNHLLTLENLANQLDLTSRSLSQIINRHFKQNFFEFINSYRIDESKRLLEQNENTNTTMLQIMEQAGFNSKATFNTFFKKTLGLTPTQYRKNYRQATQKIT is encoded by the coding sequence ATGAAAACCAATAAGCCTTATCTCAATCACTTGCTCACTCTCGAGAACCTGGCGAATCAATTAGACTTGACATCGCGCTCCCTGTCTCAGATTATAAATCGACATTTCAAACAGAATTTCTTTGAATTTATCAACAGTTATCGTATCGATGAAAGCAAACGACTCCTGGAACAAAATGAAAATACCAACACGACTATGTTACAGATCATGGAACAAGCCGGGTTTAACAGTAAAGCGACTTTCAATACTTTCTTTAAAAAAACGCTAGGGTTGACCCCAACTCAATATCGAAAAAATTACCGCCAAGCTACACAAAAAATCACTTAA